One region of Tistrella bauzanensis genomic DNA includes:
- a CDS encoding 2-hydroxychromene-2-carboxylate isomerase produces the protein MTRPVVARPVVARPVVDFLFDVGSPATYLAWARLPAIAARTGAEIRWRPILLGAVFQATGNTSPAAVKAKGRYLMADLTRFAEKAGTPFRFNPHFPINTLTMQRGAAAALADGRIEAYLAAIFPALWADGRDMGNREVLGAVLEAAGFDAAALIAACATPEVKDRLKAETEEAVARGVFGAPSFFVGDTLYFGQDRLDFVEEALARQAAV, from the coding sequence ATGACCCGTCCTGTCGTTGCCCGTCCTGTCGTTGCCCGTCCTGTCGTTGATTTCCTGTTCGATGTCGGCAGCCCCGCCACCTATCTCGCCTGGGCGCGGCTGCCCGCCATTGCTGCGCGCACCGGCGCCGAGATCCGCTGGCGGCCAATTCTGCTGGGTGCCGTGTTTCAGGCCACCGGTAACACCAGCCCCGCGGCGGTGAAGGCCAAGGGCCGCTATCTGATGGCGGATCTGACGCGCTTTGCCGAGAAGGCGGGCACGCCCTTCCGTTTCAATCCGCATTTTCCGATCAACACCCTGACCATGCAGCGCGGTGCGGCGGCTGCCCTGGCCGATGGCCGGATCGAGGCCTATCTGGCGGCGATCTTCCCGGCGCTGTGGGCCGATGGCCGCGACATGGGCAATCGGGAGGTGCTGGGCGCGGTGCTGGAAGCGGCCGGCTTCGATGCCGCAGCGCTGATCGCGGCCTGCGCCACGCCTGAGGTCAAGGACCGGCTGAAGGCCGAAACCGAAGAGGCGGTTGCGCGCGGCGTGTTTGGTGCCCCCAGCTTCTTTGTAGGCGACACGCTCTATTTCGGTCAGGACCGGCTGGATTTCGTGGAAGAGGCGCTGGCCCGGCAGGCGGCGGTTTGA
- the rfaD gene encoding ADP-glyceromanno-heptose 6-epimerase: protein MIVVTGGAGFIGSNILAGLEADGRTDLVVVDTLGSDDKWRNIAGRGLADVVRPDLLFSFLDARADAIEAVIHMGAISSTEERDSDVIVENNIRLTLDLTGWCTRHGVRLIYASSAATYGDGALGFDDDAEPGALARLRPLNAYGWSKHMVDRRIVDLSRRGATLPPQWAGLKFFNVYGPNEYHKGGQRSVAHQVFERIRDGGEARLFRSHRPDYPHGGQLRDFVWIGDCVAVVRWLLDTPAASGLFNVGSGKARSFADMARAVYAAMNRPPAIEFVDMPVHLREKYQYFTEAKIDRLRQAGFTAPMTELEDGIAAYVRGHLLSEDPYV from the coding sequence ATGATCGTCGTGACCGGCGGAGCCGGGTTCATCGGTTCCAACATCCTGGCCGGGCTGGAAGCCGATGGCCGGACGGACCTGGTCGTGGTCGACACGCTCGGATCCGACGATAAATGGCGCAACATCGCCGGCCGCGGACTGGCCGACGTGGTGCGGCCCGATCTCCTGTTCAGCTTTCTCGACGCGCGGGCCGATGCGATCGAGGCCGTGATCCATATGGGTGCGATCTCGTCCACCGAGGAACGTGACAGCGATGTGATCGTCGAGAACAACATCCGCCTGACCCTCGACCTCACCGGCTGGTGCACCCGCCATGGTGTGCGGCTGATCTATGCCTCATCCGCCGCCACCTATGGCGACGGCGCGCTGGGTTTCGACGACGACGCCGAGCCTGGGGCCCTCGCACGGCTGCGGCCGCTCAATGCCTATGGCTGGTCGAAGCACATGGTCGACCGCCGGATCGTCGATCTTTCCCGCCGGGGTGCGACATTGCCGCCACAGTGGGCGGGGCTGAAGTTCTTCAACGTCTATGGGCCGAACGAATATCACAAGGGCGGCCAGCGCAGCGTCGCCCATCAGGTGTTCGAGCGGATCCGCGATGGCGGCGAGGCGCGGCTGTTCCGCAGCCATCGGCCCGATTATCCGCATGGCGGCCAACTGCGCGATTTCGTCTGGATCGGCGATTGCGTGGCGGTGGTCCGGTGGCTGCTCGACACTCCCGCCGCCAGCGGTCTGTTCAATGTCGGGTCCGGCAAGGCGCGCAGCTTCGCCGACATGGCCCGCGCGGTCTATGCGGCGATGAACCGGCCGCCGGCGATCGAGTTCGTCGACATGCCGGTCCATCTGCGCGAGAAATATCAGTACTTTACCGAGGCGAAGATCGACCGGCTGCGGCAGGCCGGCTTCACCGCGCCGATGACCGAACTGGAAGATGGCATCGCCGCCTATGTGCGCGGCCATCTCCTGTCCGAAGACCCTTATGTCTGA
- a CDS encoding YjbF family lipoprotein, whose product MTFARFRFTAILLPALLLGACTDTTDLPAPFDTLNAVFFPPSAPTAQEIDVDKLPVAAILVGFGRGSARVAYAGTRDGTLIWRAADRAEIHTRQGVLVRTVGLPDNLRIVRIDGLPDGASAPVPAAAGARPYVRIFDLPNRRLYGARADCSLAEVGQEPLQIGPYRFDTVVYDETCTVEAMRWQYTNRYWYEPDSTRVWRSIQHISPEMGDMDITLLRSAPIP is encoded by the coding sequence ATGACATTCGCCCGTTTCCGTTTCACCGCCATATTGCTGCCAGCCCTTCTGCTCGGCGCCTGCACTGACACCACCGACCTTCCGGCGCCCTTCGACACGCTGAACGCGGTGTTCTTTCCGCCATCGGCGCCAACGGCCCAGGAAATCGATGTCGACAAGCTGCCGGTCGCGGCCATCCTGGTCGGCTTCGGCAGGGGCTCGGCGCGGGTGGCCTATGCCGGAACCCGCGACGGCACGCTGATCTGGCGGGCGGCCGACCGTGCGGAAATCCATACCCGGCAGGGCGTGCTGGTGCGCACCGTCGGCCTGCCCGACAACCTGCGCATCGTGCGGATCGATGGCCTGCCGGACGGGGCCTCGGCGCCCGTGCCCGCGGCTGCGGGCGCGCGGCCTTACGTCCGGATCTTCGACCTGCCGAACCGCCGGCTCTATGGTGCGCGCGCCGATTGCAGCCTGGCCGAGGTGGGGCAGGAGCCGTTGCAGATCGGTCCGTACCGCTTCGACACCGTGGTCTATGACGAGACCTGCACGGTCGAGGCAATGCGCTGGCAGTATACCAACCGCTATTGGTACGAGCCGGACAGCACCCGCGTCTGGCGCAGCATTCAGCATATCTCGCCCGAGATGGGCGATATGGACATCACTCTGCTGCGCTCCGCCCCCATTCCCTGA
- the cysD gene encoding sulfate adenylyltransferase subunit CysD, with product MDHLDRLEAQSVYILREAFNRIDKLAMLWSIGKDSNVMVWLARKAFFGHVPFPVLHVDTSYKIPEMIEFRDRMAAEWGLNLIVGQNRAALDAGMNHTRGRVTCCSALKTDGLKALLDTHGFTGVIAGIRRDEEGTRAKERVFSPRGQDNAWNVKDQPPEFWDQFKTEFPAGTSVRIHPLLHWTEVDIWRYIQREEIPVVSLYFANGHGQRYRSLGCAPCTLPITSRAATVAEIVTELEGSRTSERAGRAQDKESEDAFERLRAEGYM from the coding sequence ATGGACCATCTCGACCGTCTTGAGGCGCAGAGCGTCTATATCCTGCGCGAGGCGTTCAACCGCATCGACAAGCTGGCAATGCTGTGGTCGATCGGCAAGGACAGCAACGTCATGGTATGGCTGGCCCGCAAGGCCTTTTTCGGCCATGTGCCGTTTCCCGTGCTGCATGTCGATACATCATACAAGATCCCCGAGATGATCGAATTCCGCGACCGCATGGCAGCGGAATGGGGGTTGAACCTGATCGTCGGGCAGAACCGCGCGGCGCTGGATGCGGGCATGAACCACACGCGTGGCCGGGTGACATGCTGCTCGGCCCTGAAGACCGATGGTCTGAAGGCGCTGCTCGACACCCACGGCTTCACCGGAGTGATCGCCGGCATCCGCCGCGACGAGGAAGGCACCCGCGCCAAGGAACGGGTGTTCAGCCCGCGTGGCCAGGACAATGCCTGGAACGTCAAGGATCAGCCGCCGGAGTTCTGGGACCAATTCAAGACCGAATTTCCGGCCGGAACCTCGGTGCGCATTCACCCGCTGCTCCATTGGACCGAGGTCGATATCTGGCGCTATATCCAGCGTGAGGAGATCCCGGTGGTCAGCCTGTATTTCGCGAACGGGCACGGCCAGCGCTATCGCTCGCTGGGCTGCGCGCCGTGCACGCTGCCAATCACCAGCCGGGCCGCCACTGTCGCCGAGATCGTGACCGAGCTTGAGGGCAGCCGCACGTCCGAACGCGCCGGTCGCGCTCAGGACAAGGAATCCGAAGATGCCTTCGAGCGCCTGCGCGCCGAAGGCTATATGTGA
- the cysC gene encoding adenylyl-sulfate kinase, whose protein sequence is MRIVIVGHVDHGKSTLVGRLLNDSGSLPEGRVESIRAMSERRGMPFEWSFVMDALKAERDQGITIDSAQIWFKSARRDYVIIDAPGHKEFLKNMITGAAAAEAAVLVIDAAEGVREQSRRHGYLLHLLGLRQIAVVVNKMDLVGFDQARYDAVVAEYSAYLSGIGVTATHFVPVAAREGGNIVDRATDTMPWYDGPTVIGALDGFTPAPVLDDRALRLPVQDVYKFDERRIIAGRIESGRLAVGDTVMVSPSNKTVRVRSIEHWGRGTQPVVAGTGRSVGITFDDQIFIERGDVISHVDQPPVLTDVFRARLFWLGRTPLAVGSSYVMKLATRQVRVTVDRIEKVIDAGSLSGADDGTVPVQVERNAVAEVVLRSRGLLALDAFNQLPNTGRFVLIEDYDTVGGGIISMDGYPDQRDAVTRKSTNITAVEHRVTPDARARRNGHTGGVLWLTGLSGAGKSTLAIELEQRLFAKGYQVFVLDGDNVRHGLNANLGFSPEDRTENIRRVGEVAALFAEAGFLVVTAFISPYRADRDRARVAAGAGFHEVHIRAGLDVCEGRDPKGLYAKARRGEIRDFTGIDAPYEAPEAPELTVDTGALGIDDAVQLVMSYIERTFAISRVL, encoded by the coding sequence ATGCGGATCGTGATCGTCGGCCATGTCGATCATGGCAAGTCGACCCTGGTCGGCCGCCTGCTGAATGACAGCGGTTCGCTGCCCGAGGGGCGGGTCGAGTCGATCCGCGCGATGAGCGAACGCCGTGGCATGCCGTTCGAATGGTCGTTCGTGATGGACGCGCTGAAGGCCGAGCGCGACCAGGGCATCACCATCGATTCAGCCCAGATCTGGTTCAAATCGGCGCGGCGCGACTATGTGATCATCGATGCGCCGGGCCATAAGGAATTCCTGAAGAACATGATCACCGGTGCCGCCGCCGCCGAAGCGGCCGTGCTGGTGATCGATGCCGCCGAAGGTGTGCGCGAACAATCGCGCCGCCATGGCTATCTGCTGCATCTTCTGGGTCTGCGGCAGATCGCCGTGGTGGTCAACAAGATGGATCTGGTTGGCTTCGATCAGGCCCGCTATGACGCGGTGGTCGCCGAATACAGCGCCTATCTGTCTGGTATCGGCGTGACCGCGACCCATTTCGTGCCGGTGGCGGCGCGCGAGGGCGGCAATATCGTCGACCGCGCCACCGATACGATGCCGTGGTATGACGGGCCGACGGTGATCGGCGCGCTGGACGGTTTCACGCCCGCCCCGGTGCTGGACGATCGCGCACTGCGCCTGCCGGTGCAGGATGTCTATAAATTCGACGAGCGCCGGATCATCGCCGGCCGGATCGAAAGCGGCCGTCTGGCGGTGGGCGATACGGTGATGGTATCGCCATCCAACAAGACCGTGCGGGTGCGGAGCATCGAGCATTGGGGGCGCGGTACGCAGCCGGTGGTGGCCGGCACCGGCCGCAGCGTCGGCATCACCTTCGACGACCAGATCTTCATCGAGCGCGGCGACGTGATCAGCCATGTGGACCAGCCGCCGGTGCTGACCGACGTGTTCCGGGCCCGGCTGTTCTGGCTGGGCCGGACGCCGCTCGCGGTGGGCAGCAGCTATGTGATGAAGCTTGCCACCCGCCAGGTCCGGGTGACGGTGGACCGGATCGAGAAGGTCATCGATGCCGGCAGCCTGTCGGGCGCCGATGATGGCACGGTCCCGGTGCAGGTGGAGCGCAATGCGGTTGCCGAGGTGGTGCTGCGGTCGCGCGGCCTGCTGGCGCTGGATGCCTTCAACCAGTTGCCGAACACCGGTCGCTTCGTTCTGATCGAGGATTACGACACGGTCGGTGGCGGCATCATCTCGATGGACGGCTATCCGGACCAGCGCGATGCCGTGACCCGCAAATCCACCAACATCACGGCGGTGGAACATCGGGTGACGCCCGATGCCCGCGCGCGCCGCAATGGTCATACCGGTGGCGTGCTGTGGCTGACCGGTCTGTCGGGGGCGGGCAAGTCGACGCTGGCGATCGAGTTGGAACAGCGGCTGTTCGCCAAGGGCTATCAGGTCTTCGTGCTGGATGGCGACAATGTCCGCCATGGGCTGAACGCCAATCTGGGCTTCAGCCCCGAGGACCGCACCGAGAATATCCGCCGGGTCGGCGAGGTCGCGGCCTTGTTCGCCGAAGCCGGATTCCTGGTGGTCACCGCCTTCATCTCACCCTATCGCGCCGACCGCGACCGGGCGCGTGTCGCCGCCGGCGCCGGTTTCCATGAAGTGCATATCCGCGCGGGGCTGGATGTCTGCGAGGGCCGCGACCCGAAGGGGCTATATGCCAAGGCGCGGCGCGGCGAGATCCGCGACTTCACCGGCATTGATGCGCCTTATGAGGCGCCGGAGGCGCCTGAGCTGACGGTCGATACCGGCGCGCTCGGAATCGATGACGCGGTGCAACTGGTGATGAGCTATATCGAGCGGACCTTCGCGATCAGCCGGGTGCTCTGA